ATGAATAAAGTGTGatattaaaacttttaattaaatttatttatttgaaagttGAGGTGTGCAAACATATTTTAGTTAGGCATGGAAATTTAGAAATCATGTTATAGGTTGCGTATATTTACTTAATgcaaagagaaaagagaaaaatccAATTAGAAAAATTTACACAAATTTCTAGAAATGCTCTATCCTTGTTTTTCCCTCGTGCCAATTTTaaccatttacaccatttACATCCTTGTTTCTTGAAGATTTCTTGCTAGTAGTTGCCGCAATCAGCTCGCTGTCAACGTCAATATCTTCCATCTCAGCCTCACTCACTCTTTATTGTAGTCACAACACCCCATGTCCTTCGTCTTTCACGGGTCTTTTGATGACTCAGAAGTATTGTTAGGATGTAGATCATCGAGAAAGGTAAATcccataatttcatttttcgcTGATAAGATCACATATTATGAACATAATAATTGCACAAAAATAGtgcttaaaatagataaataatcacaatctttttatagaaaaaattcaGTGATGCAACATGTATAGAGATCGCAATGAGGAAAGGAATTATAAGCTAGAAATGATACCATACCGTTGGATACATGAAATTTTGCCAAATTTTGGGGAAGTTGATTACCGTGGGAGGAAGTATAATGTATGATGTATGAATATTTGGTGTGTGAATATTTGGAGTTGTGAGATAATATAGGGCATATATATAGAGGCTTTTCTTAATAGTATtcatattgaattttattatgtgtAACTCACATTTGATTGGTggtagtttcatttttttaattagttaaccGAAAATTTATCTTTAGTGTAATTCacattaattgaaattatgacTGTAGTAGCCGAATATCAACTAtgattaaattacataatccaATGTATTCAACATGTCCAATGTGTTGTTGTATagtgtaaaaatgataaatttgaatagaAGAATAAACGGCTCAATTAactatttcataattataaagaATATTGTATTACTACcgaataaaatgaattaaaagcAATTAATGGAAATAATCATTGTAACTGCTagtacattaaaatattttcacagctaaatttatttaatcaaaatttacttttgcagtttttatttattgcatttacATCCCTTGCACAAAATAGTTATTCAAAACTTCTCAAAACtcgcattttatatatgtatagatagattgATTAAGTATGATGAaaatagaaaggaaaaatgatTAGACTATTATTAATAACTTAACATAAACTGAGGCCTACTAATAACTTTATTAGAGAacaaattaccaaaaatatatagaaatgtctatttttatgggacggactaaaatgataaaaatagacatttctatatatttttttaatacttttatGGAACCCTAATAAActatggaatattttttttttatcattttactCTGAACTGGGTTCAAagtgtaaatataaaaaaataatatttgacaTAAACCTCTAAATGTGACAATACTATGTGATGGAAAAAATTCCCCTCACATGCTCATATCTaattcaatttgatttgatctgaattGTGATTCTTTATGCAgctatgacaaaaaaaatggtgtTGCAGCTGTGACTAATATGTTGTTATTATCTATGAATATAGCGTGTTGTCATGAAATGATATgagaaataaacataaaaaatatactacaattatcataaaaataaagtttcagGAACCATATAATGTATGCTTGCAACATAACATGTGATTGGGCACATTCCCTATGTATTTGAGATTAGATCCAAATCCATGTACGACATATATACTCTATAAAATTGTgtataaacaaaacatctgctttctatttttttttaatagataaaccaatcaataataattgaatttttaaaaatatgttgtACTCCTACTTGATATGTAGACAATTTTGTAGTAATGAAAATGACATGTAAATTACTTTAATGCACATATTTTAGGTGAACAGGGGTGTGCCTTATAGGACCCTTATCACTcatgaatttaaagttatttgttgtgtgtaatttaattatatgctATTATTCTATtgcctttattttttattaatgttattGTAGTAATAGAaagtttataataattataatgtagGGCATCCGAAAACGATTAGAAGACTAATTTGGTGGGACGAATTCTGGTAGCTACTACACATTATAATTAGGTACTCCATAATACCTTTTTCAATCTATAAGTGTAGTTCTATTTGAAAATTAGGATGGCATGCAATTTCAAATTCGAATACAATAGTTGATATTCAAagaaatttcttaattaaagtatattcaAAGTATACTAATAAGTAATAATGGCTATTACTActagttcttaattttattaaaatttccatttttttggattttatattaatcttaTGGCATTCCATTTTTTGGACAGATGCTACGCATTCGTAATGTGACAAACCGATCAATCCATTTTTGCTCCAACTTGCAAGTTGCAAGCATGGAGTTATGGACCACCATAAAGggaatgtgatatttttgtaagcaaaactaaattattagtagtactccgaatttatgaaattcacattaaattatgtaatcgGCATGTAGTTGTTATGTGTATTGTCTTTGTGACTTAAAGTtgcaaaatgaagaaaaagaatagaaaGCACTTGAAGAATCCGAGGCAAAGTCTTGCACACATTATaggaattttaaaattaaataaataaatggcaTGCGTTAAAGCTTTGaagttcattttaatttccatttcacatgataaaattgatatatttggtttttttaaatactatgAAAATGGCTCCACACGACCACAAAGAGGCAATTTTTTCTCGACTTTTCAcatataaatctaattttgaCCTTAATAAGGTCATGTCAATTTCGTCAATAGTTATGTGGTTGCATTTCCATATTGTTGTCTTGATATATGTCTCTTACATTTTTAACTACCTGATATATACATACCATGCTCCTTTATTTtcacatatgcatatatagtagtagtagatgCACAGCCACATGCATCTAAATAGCCAACACTAGAAGTCACATGCAATTAAATGGCCGTCCCCAACTACAATAATTAACATCAATTTCTATACTTTTAGAAGGTttgaaatatgaatttcaaaacaaaagtttaaatttttataattatcttAGGTTATCTCCAACCTTCCACACCAAATTGAAACCCATTTTTAAGTATatatcataacaaaaaaaagggaaatttaaACCCAATTTTAAGTATATGCTTTTCACTTTTCTTACCATAGGTGACTTTAATTTACATTGTCTCTGTTTCCTCATTTCTTTGATGATATATGAATTGCTTCCATTTTTGGGAGATCGACCCCATCTCCTTCTTTCCTCATTGCTTCCATTTTTGGGAGATCGACCCCATCTCCTTCTTTCCTCATTAGtcatttcttatatttatgatatgttttactatatttttcgtTGGGATGAAATTTCACCTACAGGCTATACAGCCAATATCATGTACTCTTAATTATATGCGGCATGTATTTAAGACTATCATGTGAATATTATAATTGTCGAAAATTTTTGTGggagattttattttcaaaattaaaattaaatgctaattacctaaatatgagacatttttaGTCAATGCccaaatgatgaaaaaaatgactaaTTAGGGTATTGGGTATTTGTGTTAAAAGTAAAACAAGTGTCGAGATAATTGCAAAGTGTTAAATAAGGAGGGCTAATGCCTCTATCAAacgaattttttaattgtaaaattttacAACAGTACAATACTCCCCCCAAtccataataataatcattttgccattttgatacgtttcatagtaatagagttatttttctttttagtaaaagttaacatattttttcacgctactttactctctcttactttattctctcttcatctctctacctttttttattttccactttactctccctttacttaactcatctaacacaatttttcttaatctctgtgccgaaaagaaacgtctccattactatggaatgagGGGAGTATAATTCATCGTGAGGTCATAataagagtatatatttaaaattctgaattttaaatttggaataTTTAGTCCCTGTTATAGGTGTCATTTTTCACATCTGCCCCCATATATACGTTACTTCGTTTGCATAATGCTCTCCAAATTTGtgttatcacataaatagaTAATTAGATAGATTTTTGTGAGCCTAATCCATATTCTATACTACTACTGTAGTcgttgagaaaataaataaatttgtgaatGATATGGATTTTAGGGAGCAGAGAgagtaattgataaagtaagagaaacaGAAATAACATTTAACAATGGATGGTGGGTCCACTTTATAAATAATGTGTATGATCGAAaactttgaatattttaaatttgatttaaatggGGAGGATGTAAAACTAGTCTATTGAATATACGTATATATGTTAATAATCGAATCCATTCCCACACTTAATAATTGCAATTGCATGCATTGTGTTGTGTGTGCGTAGGATTTGAGGAGGTTTGCTTCTGCTGTAACAACTGAGCTCTGTACTACCAAATCCGTGTAATGGCGCCGGAGATGACTAGAGATTCCTTGGACTATCTCTTGGACGACTCCGAATACGACGTGGAAGACACCgccagcagcagcagcatcGAAGACGACGCCTCCCTCTCCTCCTCCGCAGTCTCACAGCAGTGGCCTCAGAGCTTCAGGTTTATCCATTCAAccttaatttgattaatttgttgAGTAAGTCGGAGTTTTTAACTAGCAATTAGGCCTCCCCTGTTTCAGAGAAGCAGTTGACATATATTCGATATCTGCATCACCAAGCTTCGGCATACTAAGGCCTCGGACGTCTGCCGCAATCAGCAGCCACAACTTGTTGGAATCAAATGCCACAATCCCACTGCTTGCTGATTACAACAAGGTTCACATTGTGGCGGAAGACCTTCCTAGATCGAGGGCGCACTCGATCATTATCTCCGATAAGGCCTCCTTCCACAAGCACGCGCCTCTCGGCCACGGATGCAGCCTTCTTCAGACCGTATTCAACGGTGAGTGTAGCAGTGACTCCAAACACGAACACTCTCTCTGTTGATATCATGTGCTTGAATTCGCTGTGATGCAGGTATGAATGTGATGGCCGGTGTTGGGCTGCTCTCCACGCCTTACACTGTCAAAGTAGGCGGTTGGGCCAGCTTGTTCGTGCTAGTCCTCTTCGCGTTCATCTGTTGCTACACGGCCATTCTCATGAAGCATTGCTTCGAAAGTGCTCAAGGCATACTCACCTTTCCTGACATGGGAGAGGCCGCGTTTGGGAAATGGGGTCGCCTCTTCATATCCGTATGTCGATATCTTTACACATTTTCATCTGAACTTGAACTATAAAAAACTAACTATcttggtttttttttgttttcttgcaGATTATATTGTACTCAGAGCTATATGTAAGGGCAATAGTACTCTTTCTCTTCTGCAGACTATCTTTTTTTACCGGTTTCTAACACAAACCACGGATGCAGATGTCGTGCACGGACTACTTAATCTTGGAAGGGGATAATCTCTCAACAATATTCTCAGGAGTGTCTTTGAATATATTTGGCTTCAAGATTGACACTATGCATCTCTTTGCAACCGTAGCTGTGCTAATCGTCTTTCCCACTCTTCTTCTTAAAGATCTTCAATTTCTTTCTTACCTCTCAGGTATTGCAAAGTATTTACACACCATGTTCTTTGTTTGGATCCACAATTTGAATGATGTTTTATGGTTTTTGCAGCCAGTGGAGTCGTTGCAACGATAGTTGTAGTTCTGTGCTTGTTATTTGTTGGTACAACAGAGGGAGTTGGCTTTCACCACAGTGGCAAACTACTGGATTTGAGTGGCATCCCTTTCTCCATTGGTGTATATGGCTTCTGCTACTCAGGCCACTCGGTTTTCCCCAATATATACCAATCGATGGCTGATAAAACCAAATTCAAGAAAGCAGTTATCATAAGGTACTAAAACTTACTAAAAGAAGCATTAGATTCtggtcttttttttttctcatcaatctCATCATTTCTTGGCTGCAGTTTCATTCTATGTGTTACCGTTTATGGTAGCGCTGCAGTGATGGGATTCCTCATGTTCGGGCAGAGCACAAACGCGCAAATAACTTTGAATCTACCACAGCACAAATTAAGCTCCAAAATAGCTTTGTGGACAACGGTAACATGCTTCTCAGCTTCCCATTCATGTGTGTTTTGATGTTATTGAAAACTAAGAAATTTGAACatgatttgattttcataCTCCTTTTGACAGGTTATCAATCCATTCTCCAAATATCCTTTactataaacatatttttttcaacttgCTTATATAGAGTATCATATTacataatatatgaaattttgcTTGATATGTTTCAAGATTTTCCTTAGCTAGAAATAAAATTGCCTTGACAATGAATCCATTGGCTAGAGGTATTGAGGAGCTGCTGCCATCAAGAATCTCTAACACTTACTTGTGCTTCCTTCTTATACGAACGTCACTCATCTTGTCCTCTCTCCTAGTTGCCTTCCTCATCCCCTTCTTCGGTAAGTGGCCTTAATATTTCTCTCACAAGTCACAACGCGTCTCCTGTAGACAACACCATCAGATTGTGATGTTTTTTTCTTGCTCGTCTTTGCAGGAACGGTGATGTCTCTAATAGGCTCTCTCTTTAGCGTTCTCAT
The nucleotide sequence above comes from Salvia hispanica cultivar TCC Black 2014 chromosome 5, UniMelb_Shisp_WGS_1.0, whole genome shotgun sequence. Encoded proteins:
- the LOC125187473 gene encoding amino acid transporter AVT1A-like, with protein sequence MAPEMTRDSLDYLLDDSEYDVEDTASSSSIEDDASLSSSAVSQQWPQSFREAVDIYSISASPSFGILRPRTSAAISSHNLLESNATIPLLADYNKVHIVAEDLPRSRAHSIIISDKASFHKHAPLGHGCSLLQTVFNGMNVMAGVGLLSTPYTVKVGGWASLFVLVLFAFICCYTAILMKHCFESAQGILTFPDMGEAAFGKWGRLFISIILYSELYMSCTDYLILEGDNLSTIFSGVSLNIFGFKIDTMHLFATVAVLIVFPTLLLKDLQFLSYLSASGVVATIVVVLCLLFVGTTEGVGFHHSGKLLDLSGIPFSIGVYGFCYSGHSVFPNIYQSMADKTKFKKAVIISFILCVTVYGSAAVMGFLMFGQSTNAQITLNLPQHKLSSKIALWTTVINPFSKIALTMNPLARGIEELLPSRISNTYLCFLLIRTSLILSSLLVAFLIPFFGTVMSLIGSLFSVLMAMVMPSLCFLKILGRKSATKMQIALSSCIVVIGLVCGIIGTYSALVDLANKC